The Sandaracinus amylolyticus genomic interval CGCGGGGTGGCCGGTGCCGCGAGCTCGGGGCTCGGCGCGAGCGGGGGCTCGGCGACGGCCGGCTCGGGCGTCGGCTCGGCGATCGTGGGAATCGTCGGCGCGGGCGGCTCGGCGCTCGGGGCCGGCGGCGGCGTGGTGATCGGCGTGGCGACCATCGGATCGCGCTGCGCGATCGCGAGCCACGCACCGATGCCCGCGGCGGCCGCGATGGCGAGCGCCCAGATCGCGATCGACGCGCGGCGCGGCGGGCGCGGCATCTCGACGGGCGGCGGGGTGACCACGGTGTGCTGCTCGTGGAGCACCACGTCCTCGGGCGTCGCGGTCCGCGCCCCGCGCGCCACCATGCCGCTGTGCGACGGAGGGGTCTCGCCGGGCGGCGCCGATGCTCGCCCCGCCTCGCTCGTCGCGTGCGACGCGCGGATGCGCGCCTCCATCTTCGCGAGCGAGTCCCCGCCGTGGGCCCGTACGAAGCGCGACACCTCGCCCGACGGCGCGACCACGTCACACGCGCGCGCTGCATCGCGCAGCGCACGCTCGAAGTCGCCCGCGCTCGCGAAGCGCGCGTCGCGATCTCGCGCGAGCCCGCGCGCGATCACCGCCGCGATCGGCGCCGGCACCTCGGGGCGCAGCGAGCTCGCGTCGGGGATCGGCATCTTCGAGACGCGCTCGAAGATCGCCATCGGGTTGTCGGCGAAGAACAGCCGATCGCCGGTGAGCGTCTCCCACGCGACGGTCGCGAGCGAGAACACGTCGCTGCGGCGATCGAGCGGGGAATTCGCGCACTGCTCGGGCGAGAAGTACGCGAGCTTGCCCTTGATCTCGCCGGTCGTGGTCTGGGTCGAGCGCTGGGTCGCGCGCGCGACGC includes:
- a CDS encoding serine/threonine-protein kinase; the encoded protein is MTPASDLPGEPSYGRYETLFRIAAGGMAEVYAARARGEAGFEKLVALKRMLPHLSSDERFVAMFMDEGRLAANISSPHVVSTLDLGRASDGSLYLVMELVVGVTLTTLVRNALRAGEKIPIDVAVELIAQAAHGLHDAHEATTPYGEPLHVVHRDVSPQNILIGADGRVRITDFGVARATQRSTQTTTGEIKGKLAYFSPEQCANSPLDRRSDVFSLATVAWETLTGDRLFFADNPMAIFERVSKMPIPDASSLRPEVPAPIAAVIARGLARDRDARFASAGDFERALRDAARACDVVAPSGEVSRFVRAHGGDSLAKMEARIRASHATSEAGRASAPPGETPPSHSGMVARGARTATPEDVVLHEQHTVVTPPPVEMPRPPRRASIAIWALAIAAAAGIGAWLAIAQRDPMVATPITTPPPAPSAEPPAPTIPTIAEPTPEPAVAEPPLAPSPELAAPATPRPRAPASAAAPIRPPRRPPRRARPSPLPRPPRRPASPLPRRRRALAAVACSRSISSIVTWAVTEIPRFFPDKENPWVHVPGGT